From a single Anomaloglossus baeobatrachus isolate aAnoBae1 chromosome 8, aAnoBae1.hap1, whole genome shotgun sequence genomic region:
- the LOC142250037 gene encoding LOW QUALITY PROTEIN: uncharacterized protein LOC142250037 (The sequence of the model RefSeq protein was modified relative to this genomic sequence to represent the inferred CDS: deleted 1 base in 1 codon; substituted 1 base at 1 genomic stop codon) — protein sequence MVISLTTLRLARFTLIALQWGLNASTPPTSNEKQQQQKEEKKKKILKVEDYCVLQEHLQQRSIEKGIPIGKTVILPSSFEGSPLNMQQRYHDAMAIVTKYGKPDIFVTITCNPKWVEITEHLEPWQQVEHTPDLVACIFRLKLKSILQDIKNGLFGTVIGIVHVIKFQKRGLPHAHILLILDTNSKIHTKEDIDNVVWVEIPNQQQYPELYDIVVSHMVHGPCGVLNPASPCMQNGKCTKKFPKDLKQHTVKDXDGYPSYRRQDIENIVHKNKHINNSWIVPYNPYLLKRYNCHINMEICGSIKSVKYLFKYIYKSHDKANVEIQQKTLNHDESSTFVDSRYVIAPEAAWRIFAFPMHSQSHAIIHLAIHLPHQQQLYFFEDAIVKDVSKTLTTTSTLLEWFLLNQQDENARQYLYREIPEHYVWKKTWNPRLRGVSTIIGRMYTVSLKDQERYCLRLLLLHVRGTTSYNHLKTVNGVLHDTFKAAALALGLLFDDTVWKLTLQDAVTLHMPKQLRELFAYICVFGPPTNPDQLWTLFKENLIEDYCLRLHNQTGHCCKCEAYAMQDIQNILLLHGKTFADFNLPHPEIQLPQAPHAIQNQANVHPKCFFIDGPGGSSKTYIYDVLIHHVRGLGKQVLTSATTWIAANLLNEGRTMHSLFDIPVPVNEISLSRIKQDTVAGKLLHNASLLILDECTMASKYALTLIDRLLREVMTTKVAEKNVIPFGGKVFVIGGDFRQCLPVIPSGTRTDIIESSLKMSELWKNFTKLQLINNMRSTDPNYSQWLLKLGNGELTNQYNLGEDIIEIPEDMLCKDCIVTEVFGQRFNIDVNDKSSVNKASSYAILCAKNEDVTLLNSHVMDRMPGEYKLYKSDDSIDVDNEDEREHYPIEFLNSVTPSGMPTHILKLKIGTIVMLLRNLNTKQGLCNGTRLIVTGMYSHLIQARVITGSAKDKEVLIPRLDICPSDTHLPFKLRRCQFPLKPAFAMTINMSQGQTLHRVGIYLPKPVFGHGQLYVAFSRVTMRSNVKVQVVDTPLQGKLLKESEKVFTQNVVYKNIFT from the exons ATGGTTATCAGCTTAacaac ATTACGTCTAGCACGATTTACACTGATTGCCTTACAATGGGGCCTAAACGCAAGTACACCACCGACCAGCAAtgaaaagcagcagcagcagaaagaAG aaaaaaagaaaaaaatcctcaAAGTAGAAGACTACTGTGTTCTTCAAGAACATTTGCAACAACGATCAATTGAAAAGGGAATACCTATTGGCAAAACAGTTATTCTCCCATCCTCATTTGAAGGAAGCCCCCTCAACATGCAACAACGTTATCACGATGCAATGGCAATAGTCACTAAGTATGGAAAACCAGACATTTTTGTTACCATAACCTGTAATCCCAAATGGGTTGAAATCACCGAGCATCTGGAACCATGGCAACAAGTAGAACATACGCCTGACTTAGTTGCATGCATATTTCGGCTAAAATTAAAAAGCATTTTACAAGACATCAAAAATGGCCTGTTTGGAACAGTCATAGGAATT GTCCATGTCATCAAGTTTCAAAAAAGAGGTCTCCCACATGCACATATTCTCCTTATCTTAGACACCAATTCAAAGATTCACACCAAGGAAGACATCGACAACGTAGTATGGGTTGAAATTCCTAACCAACAACAATATCCAGAGCTCTATGACATTGTAGTGTCTCATATGGTTCATGGCCCATGCGGAGTTCTTAATCCAGCAAGTCCATGCATGCAAAACGGAAAATGTACTAAAAAGTTTCCAAAGGACTTAAAACAGCACACTGTTAAAGATTAAGATGGCTACCCATCATACCGACGACAAGATATTGAGAACATTGTTCACAAAAATAAACATATCAATAACTCATGGATAGTCCCATACAACCCATATCTACTAAAACGCTACAACTGTCACATCAACATGGAAATCTGCGGTTCAATCAAAAGTGTAAAATATCTTTTTAAGTACATCTACaaaagccatgacaaagctaatgtCGAAATCCAACAGAAAACTCTGAACCATGATGAATCTTCAACTTTTGTGGACTCAAGATATGTCATTGCTCCCGAAGCTGCGTGGCGAATATTTGCCTTTCCAATGCATTCACAGTCCCATGCCATTATACATTTAGCTATTCATTTACCACATCAACAACAACTTTATTTCTTTGAAGATGCTATAGTCAAAGATGTGTCCAAAACTTTAACCACAACCTCAACATTACTAGAATGGTTTTTGCTAAACCAACAGGATGAAAATGCAAGGCAATATTTGTATCGAGAGATTCCAGAGCATTATGTTTGGAAAAAAACTTGGAATCCAAGACTACGTGGAGTAAGCACAATAATTGGACGCATGTATACTGTTAGTCTCAAAGATCAAGAAAGATATTGCCTTCGCCTCTTACTACTGCATGTCAGAGGAACTACAAGTTATAACCATTTAAAAACCGTTAATGGAGTATTGCATGACACATTTAAAGCTGCAGCTTTGGCTTTGGGACTTCTATTTGATGATACGGTTTGGAAACTTACTTTACAAGACGCAGTCACCCTACATATGCCTAAGCAACTTCGTGAATTGTTTGCCTACATCTGCGTGTTTGGCCCCCCTACAAACCCTGATCAACTTTGGACACTTTTCAAGGAAAATCTAATTGAAGATTACTGCTTACGTCTTCACAACCAAACTGGTCATTGTTGCAAATGTGAAGCTTACGCCATGCAAGATATCCAAAATATTTTACTACTACATGGAAAGACGTTTGCTGACTTTAATTTGCCACACCCTGAAATACAACTTCCACAAGCTCCGCA CGCCATTCAAAACCAAGCAAATGTACACCCAAAATGCTTCTTTATTGACGGTCCCGGAGGAAGCAGCAAAACATACATTTATGATGTTTTAATACATCACGTCAGAGGGTTGGGAAAACAAGTGTTGACATCCGCTACAACATGGATTGCAGCAAACCTTTTAAACGAAGGTCGCACTATGCATTCACTATTTGACATCCCAGTTCCAGTCAACGAAATATCCCTTTCACGAATCAAACAAGACACAGTAGCAGGAAAACTTTTACACAATGCAAGTCTTTTAATACTTGACGAATGCACTATGGCCTCCAAATATGCTTTGACCTTAATTGACAGACTTCTACGTGAAGTAATGACCACAAAGgtagcagaaaaaaatgtaattcccTTTGGTGGAAAAGTGTTTGTTATTGGGGGAGATTTTCGACAATGCCTTCCAGTTATACCAAGTGGAACAAGAACAGATATTATTGAGTCCAGCTTAAAAATGTCAGAACTTTGGAAAAACTTTACCAAACTCCAACTAATTAACAACATGCGATCTACTGATCCAAATTACAGCCAATGGCTTCTGAAACTTGGTAACGGTGAACTTACCAATCAATATAACCTTGGAGAAGACATTATAGAAATACCTGAAGACATGTTGTGTAAAGACTGCATTGTAACTGAGGTTTTTGGACAACGTTTTAACATTGATGTTAACGACAAATCCAGTGTTAACAAAGCCTCTTCCTATGCAATTCTCTGTGCCAAAAATGAAGACGTTACTCTGCTAAATTCCCATGTAATGGATCGCATGCCAGGTGAATATAAGTTGTACAAAAGTGATGATTCAATCGATGTAGACAATGAAGATGAACGTGAACATTATCCCATTGAATTTTTAAACAGTGTAACGCCATCAGGAATGCCAACCCACATACTTAAACTTAAAATTGGAACCATCGTGATGTTGCTCCGGAATCTAAACACCAAACAAGGACTATGTAATGGAACGCGCCTTATTGTGACTGGAATGTATTCACACCTTATTCAAGCAAGAGTCATCACTGGATCAGCTAAAGACAAGGAAGTGTTAATTCCACGCCTTGATATATGTCCTTCAGACACTCACCTTCCGTTTAAACTTCGCCGTTGTCAGTTTCCCCTAAAACCCGCATTTGCCATGACAATAAACATGTCCCAAGGCCAAACTCTACACCGTGTTGGCATATATCTACCTAAACCAGTTTTTGGCCATGGGCAACTGTACGTTGCATTTTCAAGAGTGACAATGAGATCCAACGTCAAAGTGCAAGTTGTTGAcacccctttacaaggaaagttacttAAAGAGAGTGAAAAGGTCTTCACACAAAATGTggtgtataaaaatatttttacttaa